Proteins encoded within one genomic window of Carassius gibelio isolate Cgi1373 ecotype wild population from Czech Republic chromosome A4, carGib1.2-hapl.c, whole genome shotgun sequence:
- the LOC127972729 gene encoding inter-alpha-trypsin inhibitor heavy chain H2, whose translation MKTPVLLCVLLFVQSWAFEFIIDGEWESETSGPLDQYHHSGRYRRNVLSSEEEEDLEAIQGNDITVKSYKMESRITSRFAHTTVKSSVVNSGPSAQSIGFNVQIPKRAFINNFTMNVNGITFVGSVKEKTVARNLYAQARARGKAAGIVRTNSQAMETFRTEVHVPPGSKVEFELHYQEMMQRKLGVYEHTLHLQPGRLVPLLQVDVYIFEAKGISFVTASNTLGKQLSELTKISHTKNKAHIVFKPTVQQQRKCDNCTESSVDGVFTVKYDVERESNAGELQVSDGHFVQFFAPSDLSPLSKNIVFVIDVSGSMWGLKMKQTVEAMKAILDDLSMDDYFSIIDFNHNVRCWNEDLVQASSIQVNEAKNYVESIKPNGGTNINEALLRAVQMLMRASNQGLINPRSVSMIILVSDGDPTVGEIKLSTIQKNVKRVMREEFSLYSLGIGFDVDFDFLERIAMENRGIAQRIHANHDAAEQLKTFYSQVSSPLLRTISIHFSENAVNNVTQNRFDKFFQGSELIVAGKLQQSDYTTLQSLTTASAANMDLSIQTEADILGLDSVLSTHQHSFIGFARQMWAYITVNQLLAERSLASTAMKKRGITQKIMALAVEHQFVTPFTAMLVEGQDQGRAERLIADSPRDSKHGCCSATAPLSGRQTVHQLVYSKPPWIQATKAPTEEVSGKVEEAVLNFVDNDPHFIIHLPKSKMDICFNVDSKPGHILNLISDPGTGVTINGQLVGSKKMKNNKIDTYFGTISIYSKTHGVQAIVGTNRIDLMEGRNNHSFSWRATAELVLNRMRVSIVKEEHVTVTVDEKISVMVFLHRVWKKHPIQVDFLGIYMSNTNKYSTQVHGLIGQFAEEPEVKVYGVHEGADPKKKEATMEVKGNKLAVTRGWQKDYRRDRKRGSDVYCWFIHNSGKGFIDGSYTSYILPQLDSFLTSI comes from the exons ATGAAGACTCCAGTTCTTCTGTGTGTCCTGCTCTTTGTGCAGAGCTGGGCTTTCGAGTTTATCATCGATGGCGAGTGGGAAAGTGAAACA TCAGGTCCTTTGGATCAGTACCACCATTCTGGGAGATACAGG agAAATGTTTTGTCCAGTGAAGAAGAAGAGGATTTGGAG GCAATTCAGGGCAATGACATCACAGTAAAGAGCTATAAGATGGAGAGCAGAATCACGTCGCGGTTCGCTCACACCACAGTCAAGAGCTCCGTGGTCAACTCAGGCCCCAGCGCCCAGAGCATCGGCTTCAACGTGCAGATCCCCAAACGGGCCTTCATTAACAACTTCACCAT GAATGTCAATGGGATCACATTCGTCGGCTCAGTGAAGGAGAAGACAGTGGCACGGAACCTTTACGCTCAAGCAAGAGCTCGGGGGAAAGCAGCCGGCATCGTCAG GACTAACTCTCAAGCAATGGAGACCTTTAGGACGGAGGTGCATGTTCCTCCAGGCAGCAAAGTGGAGTTTGAGCTGCACTATCAGGAAATGATGCAGAGGAAACTGGGTGTCTACGAGCACACACTACACTTACAACCTGGACGCTTGGTTCCACTGCTGCAG GTTGATGTGTATATATTTGAGGCCAAAGGTATCAGTTTTGTCACAGCCTCTAACACACTGGGAAAGCAATTGTCAGAGTTGACCAAAATCAGCCACACGAAAAACAAAGCCCACATTGTGTTCAAACCAACGGTGCAGCAGCAGCGCAAGTGTGACAACTGCACTGAAAGCTCAGTGGATGGCGTGTTTACTGTGAAGTATGatgtggagagagagagcaatgctGGAGAACTTCAG GTGTCTGACGGTCATTTTGTTCAGTTCTTTGCTCCATCTGATCTATCTCCTCTGtccaaaaacattgtttttgtcaTCGATGTGAGTGGAAGCATGTGGGGGCTGAAAATGAAACAG acAGTGGAGGCAATGAAGGCTATTCTGGATGATCTGTCGATGGATGACTACTTCAGCATCATAGATTTCAATCACAATGTCCGTTGCTGGAATGAAGATCTGGTCCAAGCTTCCTCCATCCAAGTGAACGAAGCTAAAAATTACGTCGAGAGCATCAAGCCCAACGGAG GCACCAACATCAACGAGGCTTTACTGAGAGCAGTGCAGATGCTGATGAGAGCTTCCAATCAGGGATTGATCAACCCTCGTTCTGTGTCTATGATCATTCTGGTGTCTGATGGAGACCCAACAGTGG GAGAAATAAAGCTGAGCACTATTCAGAAAAACGTGAAACGCGTGATGAGGGAGGAGTTTTCTCTATACTCTCTTGGTATTGGTTTTGACGTAGACTTCGACTTCCTGGAGCGAATTGCCATGGAGAACAGAGGCATCGCCCAGAGGATTCATGCTAACCATGATGCCGCAGAACAGTTAAAG ACGTTCTACAGTCAGGTCTCGTCTCCTCTCCTGAGAACCATCAGCATTCATTTTTCCGAGAACGCTGTGAATAACGTGACTCAGAATCGTTTTGACAAGTTCTTCCAAGGTTCTGAGCTGATAGTGGCTGGAAAACTCCAACAGTCAGACTACACAACGCTGCAAAGCCTCACCACCGCTTCCGCT GCAAACATGGACCTGAGCATTCAGACAGAAGCGGATATTCTCGGGTTGGACTCTGTGCTCAGCACGCATCAGCATTCCTTCATTGGCTTTGCTCGGCAGATGTGGGCGTACATTACTGTCAATCAGCTATTGGCCGAACG CTCTCTAGCTTCTACTGCGATGAAGAAGCGTGGGATCACCCAGAAGATCATGGCCCTGGCTGTGGAGCATCAGTTTGTGACCCCTTTCACCGCCATGCTGGTGGAGGGTCAAGACCAGGGCAGGGCAGAGCGACTGATCGCAGACTCACCCAGAGACTCCAAACATGGCTGCTGCTCAG cAACTGCTCCCTTATCTGGACGACAGACGGTGCATCAGTTAGTCTATTCAAAACCTCCCTGGATTCAAGCTACAAAAGCTCCAACTGAAGAAGTATCTGGAAAGGTTGAAGAAGCCGTTCTAAACTTTG TGGACAATGACCCCCACTTCATCATTCACTTACCTAAAAGTAAGATGGACATCTGCTTCAACGTTGACTCTAAACCCGGACACATCCTCAACCTGATTTCAGATCCTGGAACAG GAGTCACAATCAACGGTCAGTTGGTTGGGTCTAAGAAGATGAAGAACAACAAAATAGACACATATTTCGGCACCATTTCCATATACTCTAAAACACACGGTGTGCAGGCTATAGTAGGAACCAACAGAATCGACCTGATGGAGGGCAGGAACAATCATTCCTTCTCTTGGAGAGCCACAGCTGAGCTGGTGCTGAACag GATGAGGGTCTCCATAGTGAAAGAGGAACATGTTACGGTGACAGTTGATGAGAAGATTTCAGTGATGGTGTTTTTGCATCGGGTGTGGAAGAAGCATCCTATACAAGTGGACTTCCTGGGCATTTACATGTCCAACACCAACAAATACTCCACACAGGTTCATGGTCTCATTG GTCAGTTTGCAGAGGAACCAGAAGTAAAGGTGTACGGCGTGCACGAGGGAGCAGATCCAAAGAAGAAAGAGGCCACGATGGAGGTGAAAGGCAACAAACTAGCTGTCACCAG GGGCTGGCAGAAGGACTACAGGCGAGACAGGAAACGAGGTTCCGATGTCTACTGCTGGTTTATCCATAACAGCGGGAAAGGCTTCATTGATGGCAGTTACACCAGTTATATCCTGCCTCAGCTGGACAGCTTCCTGACCTCCATCTGA